GCTGGGTGTGACGTTCTCGGACATCGCGCCAAACGTCAGGCTTTGCGGGATCTGGTAGCTGACCGCGATGGGGTGGTCTGAGGCCGTATGACACAGGGCATTGGCGGGCGGGGCCAAAAGCGTGTCGATCTCTGTAAGCCCGGGGAGCCAAGTCTTTAGCACGTGGTTTGCGGTGGTCTGAGCGGCCCCGTAGCAAGGCTGGGCCGATTGTTTGACAGCTTTACCGTCCTTGTCGACCTCCGCTACTGCGTCGAGATCGGTGATAATCAGCGTCGGTAGTTCGAGCGCCTCGATCAGTGGCCGCATCCGATGCGCGTGGCTGCCCCCTAGCTCCAGGAAGGACAGATAGGCCGCAGCTAGGTCAGGGTAATGATTCTGGATCAGATGCGGCAGTAGTATCCGCTCTGCGGTGCCTTCGATCACGACAATGGCGTCAGCGAAGAACAGATCAAAATGTGTGCTCTGAAGATACCGCTTTACGAAGCGTCCGGTTTCATTGTCTGTGCCAAATAGCCCCGTCATATTCGCTACACTGGCTGTGGGCACAACTCCGGCACTAGGTAATTCTCGCTTGAAATAGCGCAGCTCCTCAAACGCGGCGGCGTGCGCGATGTGGCCTGAATGGGTGCTCACTACCAGCTGTGTAGTAAAAGCCGAGTCCTCCTTCTCCAGATCCTCATGGTCGCGCAAAACCTTGTGCGCCCGGGCCATAAAGACTTGTTGCACCTGAACGTGCAGATGCGCCTCCGGCTCCTCGATCAACACCAGTTGTAGGGGCTCCATGCCCGTATCGTCCGGGGTCACCATCTTTGATTTGTATTTGCCTACCTGCATCCAGTCATCCCGGAAACGCATGAGCTGAAACACCATGGAGATCAGGTTCTGGAAGCCGAGGCCGTTGTAGCTTTCAGGCAGCTTCACACCAGATGAGTCGCCAGAGACATCGTATTGCACGGCCGCCGGGTGATTGAGCCCGTCAACGGGTTTGATCTGGGTGGCAATGGAGAGTTTTGGATTGTTGAGGCCGCCAGGGTAGCCGAGTTTTTCCAGTTCCTTGATAGCATCGGCGAAGCCATCCTTGAGGCGGTCATTGAAGGTGGTTTCGGCATCATGGATCGCCTTGAGCGCTTTCACGTCGTTCGACGTGGGGTTCGTTTCGGGGTCAATGTGTTTTCGGAAATAGGGCTGTATCTGGCT
This DNA window, taken from Yoonia sp. GPGPB17, encodes the following:
- a CDS encoding ATP-dependent nuclease, which produces MKLTRFEIFNFRKLRRARLDFSDKQTLLVGANNSGKTSAMKALRKFLKDCGGIDTRDVTASNWPAIEQIASAWTKEAEADLTPLLAQLPFLDVWLHADNSELHHVAHLIPTLTWTGGLLGVRLRMEPKKKADIKAQYLAAREAAQTLQPGGATANGFALWPRDFREFLDRRLKDLFELNAHLLDPASITKTGPVEPHPLPPLSEGIGANPFAGLIHIREINAQRGFADAGDGKGDDDEPTNANSRKIASQIQPYFRKHIDPETNPTSNDVKALKAIHDAETTFNDRLKDGFADAIKELEKLGYPGGLNNPKLSIATQIKPVDGLNHPAAVQYDVSGDSSGVKLPESYNGLGFQNLISMVFQLMRFRDDWMQVGKYKSKMVTPDDTGMEPLQLVLIEEPEAHLHVQVQQVFMARAHKVLRDHEDLEKEDSAFTTQLVVSTHSGHIAHAAAFEELRYFKRELPSAGVVPTASVANMTGLFGTDNETGRFVKRYLQSTHFDLFFADAIVVIEGTAERILLPHLIQNHYPDLAAAYLSFLELGGSHAHRMRPLIEALELPTLIITDLDAVAEVDKDGKAVKQSAQPCYGAAQTTANHVLKTWLPGLTEIDTLLAPPANALCHTASDHPIAVSYQIPQSLTFGAMSENVTPSTFEDALALANPKAVETAATAELACRMTRAFAKSIAAEPTPVGLAKALFDRLEKYPEKAAFALDLLYIEDIKSLRAPPYIDTGLNWLAGQLKGMT